A window of Burkholderia ubonensis contains these coding sequences:
- a CDS encoding DegT/DnrJ/EryC1/StrS family aminotransferase produces the protein MELDEIALAEPACGAREIELVSAVLRSSRWSDGPMREAFERAFAGWAGRAHAVAVASGTLGAWLALRALGIGAGDEVICASHTWHQVAQAITLAGATPVFADIDYWSGCLSADKAGSKIGPRTRAILAGNTNGHPAAWGPLRELADAHGLALIEDSTEALGSRYRGRTVGSFGDVAIFEFSAPSALCAGEGAMLVTDDDALVHELRYLRERRVADRGSVSVGARVPLQAGISELTAALGLAQLASLDERLAQRKQVERWYHEQMRSFEGIKPPYTADDVDEVNWMLYVVHLGKRFTQSARAQMIDDLKSCGIETAAYSHPLHEQFHYMQAGDSIGRKRGVLPDTERIGDRALALPLHTLLDADQVKFIVTTLKDTATNVGAGAAIYL, from the coding sequence ATGGAACTTGACGAGATTGCGCTCGCCGAGCCGGCGTGCGGTGCGCGTGAAATCGAGCTGGTGAGCGCGGTGCTGCGCTCGTCGCGCTGGAGCGACGGCCCGATGCGCGAAGCATTCGAGCGCGCGTTCGCTGGCTGGGCCGGCCGCGCGCATGCGGTCGCGGTCGCGAGCGGCACGCTCGGCGCGTGGCTCGCGCTGCGCGCGCTCGGCATCGGGGCCGGCGACGAGGTGATCTGCGCATCGCACACCTGGCATCAGGTCGCGCAGGCGATCACGCTGGCGGGGGCGACGCCGGTGTTCGCGGACATCGATTACTGGAGCGGCTGCCTGAGCGCCGACAAGGCCGGCTCGAAGATCGGGCCGCGCACGCGGGCCATCCTCGCCGGCAACACGAACGGCCATCCCGCCGCGTGGGGCCCGCTGCGTGAGCTGGCCGATGCGCACGGGCTCGCGCTGATCGAGGACAGCACCGAGGCGCTCGGCTCGCGCTACCGCGGCCGCACGGTCGGCTCGTTCGGCGACGTCGCGATTTTCGAGTTCTCGGCGCCGAGCGCGCTGTGCGCGGGCGAGGGCGCGATGCTCGTCACCGACGACGACGCGCTCGTGCACGAGCTGCGTTATCTGCGCGAGCGGCGCGTCGCGGACCGCGGCTCGGTGTCGGTCGGCGCGCGCGTGCCGCTGCAGGCCGGCATCAGCGAGCTGACGGCCGCGCTCGGCCTCGCGCAGCTCGCGAGCCTCGACGAGCGCCTCGCGCAGCGCAAGCAGGTCGAGCGCTGGTATCACGAGCAGATGCGCAGCTTCGAAGGCATCAAGCCGCCGTACACGGCCGACGACGTCGACGAGGTGAACTGGATGCTGTACGTCGTGCACCTCGGCAAGCGCTTCACGCAAAGCGCGCGCGCGCAGATGATCGACGACCTGAAGTCGTGCGGGATCGAGACCGCCGCATACAGCCATCCGCTGCACGAGCAGTTCCACTACATGCAGGCGGGCGACTCGATCGGCCGCAAGCGCGGCGTGCTGCCGGACACCGAGCGCATCGGCGACCGCGCGCTGGCGCTGCCGCTGCACACCTTGCTCGACGCCGACCAGGTGAAGTTCATCGTCACGACCCTGAAGGACACCGCGACCAACGTGGGCGCGGGAGCCGCGATCTATCTGTGA
- a CDS encoding SIR2 family NAD-dependent protein deacylase has protein sequence MSMSIEHIARRIEAGSIIPYLGPGLLALCADVRVPATAEALARLMTDKVSVPHKIRHRLTQAAQFIENFKHRKSVVSLMNDAFAASPAPSALHCALAASGAGLYVDTWYDDTFAAALARMRPGGWAQVQGLSQSEHFGEWFAGYDAHGARLPEVPSAGALLYKPIGAHAPAANYLVSDSDFVEVLTEIDIQTPIPPAVQAWRSGRSFLFVGCRFDDQLARSFARQIMKRSSDTHWAVLPDEPTRMEARFLDEQRIERIAMPLDAFARALVAELRHALPA, from the coding sequence ATGAGCATGTCGATCGAGCACATCGCCCGCCGGATCGAGGCGGGCAGCATCATTCCGTATCTCGGCCCGGGCCTGCTCGCGCTGTGCGCCGACGTGCGCGTGCCGGCCACCGCGGAGGCGCTGGCGCGGCTGATGACCGACAAGGTCAGCGTGCCGCACAAGATCCGCCACCGGCTCACGCAGGCCGCGCAGTTCATCGAGAACTTCAAGCATCGCAAGTCGGTGGTGAGCCTGATGAACGACGCGTTCGCGGCCTCGCCGGCGCCGTCGGCGCTGCATTGCGCGCTCGCCGCTAGCGGGGCGGGCCTGTATGTCGACACCTGGTACGACGACACCTTCGCGGCGGCGCTCGCGCGCATGCGGCCGGGCGGCTGGGCGCAGGTGCAGGGGCTGTCGCAGTCCGAGCATTTCGGCGAATGGTTCGCCGGCTACGACGCGCACGGCGCGCGGCTGCCCGAGGTGCCGTCCGCCGGCGCGCTGCTCTACAAGCCGATCGGCGCGCATGCGCCTGCCGCGAACTATCTGGTGTCCGACAGCGACTTCGTCGAAGTGCTGACCGAGATCGATATCCAGACGCCGATTCCGCCCGCGGTGCAGGCGTGGCGCAGCGGCCGCAGCTTCCTGTTCGTCGGTTGCCGCTTCGACGACCAGCTCGCCCGCAGCTTCGCGCGCCAGATCATGAAGCGTTCGTCCGATACGCACTGGGCCGTGCTGCCGGACGAGCCGACGCGGATGGAGGCGCGCTTCCTCGACGAGCAGCGCATCGAGCGGATCGCGATGCCGCTCGATGCCTTTGCTCGCGCGCTGGTCGCCGAGTTGAGGCACGCGCTTCCCGCGTGA
- a CDS encoding 2Fe-2S iron-sulfur cluster-binding protein — protein sequence MTILTVLPSGKSYDVAVGATLLQALLGVGEAIAHKCDGKAECGSCHLFVQEGRKSLSKIQRTENEKLDAIVGVGSKSRLACQAVLGDEPVTVELLSFV from the coding sequence ATGACCATCCTGACCGTTCTTCCTTCCGGTAAATCCTACGATGTCGCCGTCGGCGCGACGCTGTTGCAGGCACTCCTCGGCGTCGGCGAGGCCATCGCGCACAAATGCGACGGCAAGGCCGAATGCGGGTCGTGCCATCTGTTCGTGCAGGAGGGCCGCAAGAGCCTGTCGAAGATTCAGCGCACCGAGAACGAAAAGCTCGATGCGATCGTCGGGGTCGGCTCGAAATCGCGGCTTGCGTGCCAGGCGGTGCTCGGCGACGAACCGGTGACCGTCGAGCTGTTGAGCTTCGTGTGA
- a CDS encoding FmdB family zinc ribbon protein, which produces MPLYDYRCRDCGRTFEALVRAGASPACPHCGSTALDKQVSAPAPPGRSREVVRNARRQAAHEGHLSNFSAAERAKLLK; this is translated from the coding sequence ATGCCTCTTTACGACTATCGGTGCCGCGACTGCGGCCGGACCTTCGAAGCGCTGGTGCGGGCGGGCGCGTCGCCCGCGTGTCCGCACTGCGGCAGCACCGCGCTCGACAAGCAGGTCAGCGCGCCCGCGCCGCCCGGACGCTCGCGCGAGGTCGTCAGGAACGCCCGCCGACAGGCAGCCCACGAGGGACATCTGAGCAACTTCTCGGCCGCGGAGCGCGCGAAGCTGCTGAAGTAG
- a CDS encoding ArsC/Spx/MgsR family protein: MAHVTFYEKPGCGGNAAQKALLVAAGHTLEVRNLLRWPWTPKTLFAFLEPLPVHEWFNRAAPDVKAGRIVPEALDAAAALALLLAEPLLIRRPLMEAGDGRMVGFDAARVHAWIGLGPLTAADVTTGSLEGCAAATTGCAAASA, from the coding sequence ATGGCTCATGTCACGTTTTACGAAAAACCCGGCTGCGGCGGCAATGCGGCGCAGAAGGCGCTGCTGGTCGCCGCCGGCCACACGCTCGAGGTGCGCAATCTGCTGCGCTGGCCGTGGACGCCGAAGACGCTGTTCGCGTTTCTCGAGCCGCTGCCGGTGCACGAATGGTTCAACCGCGCGGCGCCGGACGTGAAAGCCGGCCGGATCGTCCCCGAGGCGCTCGACGCCGCGGCCGCGCTCGCGCTGCTGCTGGCCGAACCGTTGCTGATTCGCCGGCCGCTGATGGAAGCGGGCGACGGCCGGATGGTCGGCTTCGATGCGGCGCGCGTGCATGCGTGGATCGGCCTCGGTCCGTTGACGGCGGCAGACGTGACGACCGGTTCGCTCGAAGGCTGTGCGGCCGCCACGACGGGCTGCGCCGCCGCGTCCGCCTGA
- a CDS encoding ankyrin repeat domain-containing protein: protein MKGQRVFRRLTVNELGAWRGRHPDALVLDARDADSHARSGWPDAVRLSRDNQDELLLRTRRGRPILIYCHRGNASQAWARMFADFGFTVVCDLIGGHAAWAASVAGANPSGSPVEPALAAWLASVGFVGPSARDAHDNTPLMVAAWRGAHDAVDALLAHGVAVDAINADGNNALWLACVHGDPAGIERLARAGVPLDHANVTGATCLMYAASSGKAEVVRALLALGADPAIRSRDGFTALDMAATAECLQLLRRL, encoded by the coding sequence ATGAAGGGGCAACGCGTCTTTCGACGTCTCACGGTCAACGAGCTCGGCGCGTGGCGCGGCCGTCATCCCGATGCGCTGGTGCTCGACGCGCGCGATGCCGACAGTCATGCGCGCTCCGGCTGGCCGGACGCCGTGCGGCTGTCGCGCGACAACCAGGACGAGCTGTTGCTGCGCACGCGGCGCGGCCGGCCGATCCTGATCTACTGCCACCGCGGCAACGCGAGTCAGGCCTGGGCGCGCATGTTCGCGGACTTCGGCTTCACGGTCGTCTGCGACCTGATCGGCGGGCACGCGGCATGGGCCGCGAGCGTTGCCGGCGCGAACCCGTCCGGCAGCCCGGTCGAGCCGGCGCTTGCCGCGTGGCTCGCGAGCGTCGGCTTCGTCGGCCCGAGCGCGCGCGACGCGCACGACAACACGCCGCTGATGGTTGCCGCGTGGCGCGGCGCGCACGACGCCGTCGACGCGCTGCTGGCGCACGGCGTGGCGGTCGATGCGATCAACGCGGACGGCAACAACGCGCTGTGGCTCGCCTGCGTGCACGGCGACCCGGCCGGCATCGAACGGCTCGCGCGGGCCGGCGTGCCGCTCGACCATGCGAACGTGACGGGCGCGACCTGCCTGATGTACGCGGCATCGTCGGGCAAGGCCGAGGTCGTCCGTGCGCTGCTCGCGCTGGGGGCCGATCCGGCGATCCGCTCGCGGGACGGCTTCACCGCCCTCGACATGGCCGCGACGGCCGAATGCCTGCAGTTGCTGCGCCGCCTCTGA
- a CDS encoding ankyrin repeat domain-containing protein: MSLHSSFVARRGGNLRAVRDDDPPRPRMPAALATWLAWHDFPDLHSCGIDGVTPLMLAALQGEDGVLDALLAHGARLDALDDAGNGALWYACIGGAPAPILRLIEAGADVDHANDDDVTCLMQAAASGRIEVMQLLLSCGASETLCAPDGRSARDMATDRALQLLRESHRLAHATQDDAA; encoded by the coding sequence ATGTCCCTGCACAGTTCCTTCGTCGCACGCCGCGGCGGCAACCTGCGCGCGGTGCGCGACGACGACCCGCCGCGCCCACGGATGCCCGCCGCGCTCGCCACCTGGCTCGCGTGGCACGACTTTCCCGATCTGCACTCGTGCGGCATCGACGGCGTCACGCCGCTGATGCTGGCCGCGCTGCAGGGCGAGGACGGCGTGCTCGACGCGCTGCTCGCGCACGGTGCGCGGCTCGACGCGCTCGACGACGCCGGCAACGGCGCGCTGTGGTATGCGTGCATCGGCGGCGCGCCCGCGCCGATCCTGCGGCTGATCGAGGCGGGCGCCGACGTCGACCACGCGAACGACGACGACGTCACGTGTCTGATGCAGGCGGCCGCGAGCGGCCGGATCGAGGTGATGCAGCTGCTGCTGTCATGCGGCGCGAGCGAGACGCTATGCGCGCCGGACGGCCGCAGCGCGCGCGACATGGCCACCGATCGTGCGCTGCAGTTGCTGCGCGAATCGCACCGGCTCGCGCATGCGACGCAGGACGACGCGGCATGA
- a CDS encoding group II truncated hemoglobin, whose product MNTPAHSAHSLHAAPSPLDRLGGAAALARIVDAFYRQMDTRPDAAGIRAMHGADLGPVKTVLVTYLCEWLGGPRHYSAQRGHPRLRMRHRAFAIGMAERDAWLACMRAALDECGVEPALRDELMQALFKLADWLRNTGR is encoded by the coding sequence ATGAACACGCCCGCCCATTCCGCTCATTCGCTTCACGCGGCGCCGTCGCCTTTGGATCGTCTCGGCGGCGCAGCCGCGCTCGCGCGCATCGTCGATGCGTTCTATCGCCAGATGGACACGCGGCCCGACGCCGCCGGCATCCGCGCGATGCACGGCGCGGATCTCGGCCCGGTGAAGACGGTGCTCGTCACCTATCTGTGCGAGTGGCTCGGCGGCCCGCGTCACTATTCGGCGCAGCGCGGGCACCCGCGTCTGCGGATGCGGCATCGCGCGTTCGCGATCGGCATGGCCGAGCGCGACGCGTGGCTCGCCTGCATGCGCGCGGCGCTCGACGAATGCGGCGTCGAGCCGGCACTGCGGGACGAACTGATGCAGGCGCTCTTCAAGCTGGCCGACTGGTTGCGCAACACCGGGCGATGA
- the nifH gene encoding nitrogenase iron protein → MSQLRQIAFYGKGGIGKSTTSQNTLAALTDLGQKILIVGCDPKADSTRLILHAKAQDTILSLAAEAGSVEDLELEDVMKIGYKDIRCVESGGPEPGVGCAGRGVITSINFLEENGAYDGVDYVSYDVLGDVVCGGFAMPIRENKAQEIYIVMSGEMMAMYAANNISKGILKYANSGGVRLGGLVCNERQTDKELELAEALAGMLGTRLIHFVPRDNIVQHAELRRMTVIEFAPDSKQANEYRQLANKIHNNAGNGTIPTPITMDQLEDLLMEHGIMSAIDESQVGKTASELTA, encoded by the coding sequence ATGTCTCAACTTCGGCAAATCGCCTTCTATGGCAAAGGCGGCATCGGCAAATCGACCACGTCGCAGAACACGCTCGCGGCGCTGACCGATCTGGGCCAGAAGATCCTGATCGTCGGCTGCGACCCGAAGGCCGACTCGACGCGCCTGATCCTGCACGCGAAGGCGCAGGACACGATCCTGTCGCTCGCGGCGGAGGCCGGCTCGGTCGAGGATCTCGAGCTCGAGGACGTGATGAAGATCGGCTACAAGGACATTCGCTGCGTCGAGTCGGGCGGCCCGGAGCCGGGCGTCGGCTGCGCGGGGCGCGGCGTCATCACGTCGATCAACTTTCTCGAGGAGAACGGCGCGTATGACGGCGTCGACTACGTGTCGTACGACGTGCTCGGCGACGTGGTGTGCGGCGGTTTCGCGATGCCGATTCGCGAGAACAAGGCACAGGAGATCTACATCGTGATGTCGGGCGAGATGATGGCGATGTACGCGGCCAACAACATCTCGAAGGGCATCCTGAAGTACGCCAACAGCGGCGGCGTGCGCCTCGGCGGCCTCGTCTGCAACGAGCGTCAGACCGACAAGGAGCTCGAGCTCGCCGAAGCGCTGGCGGGCATGCTCGGCACCCGGCTGATCCACTTCGTGCCGCGCGACAACATCGTGCAGCACGCGGAGCTGCGCCGCATGACGGTGATCGAGTTCGCGCCGGATTCGAAGCAGGCGAACGAGTATCGCCAGCTCGCCAACAAGATTCACAACAACGCGGGCAACGGCACGATCCCGACGCCGATCACGATGGACCAGCTCGAAGATCTGCTGATGGAGCACGGGATCATGAGCGCGATCGACGAGTCGCAGGTCGGCAAGACCGCGTCGGAACTGACCGCCTAA
- the nifD gene encoding nitrogenase molybdenum-iron protein alpha chain, whose amino-acid sequence MTATVEERKAANKALIDEVLKAYPEKMAKRRAKHLGTFEEGKPDCGVKSNIKSLPGVMTIRGCAYAGSKGVVWGPIKDMIHISHGPVGCGQYSWAARRNYYIGTTGIDTFVTMQFTSDFQEKDIVFGGDKKLDKIIDEIQQLFPLNKGISIQSECPIGLIGDDIEAVSKKKATEYAGHTIVPVRCEGFRGVSQSLGHHLANDAIRDWVFDKTDPDKRPAFESTPYDVAIIGDYNIGGDAWSSRILLEEIGLRVIAQWSGDGTIAELENTPKAKLNVLHCYRSMNYISRHMEEKYGIPWVEYNFFGPTMIEKSLREIASHFDDTIKANAEKVIAKYRPLMDAVIARYKPRLQGKKVMLFVGGLRPRHVIGAYEDLRMEVVGTGYEFGHNDDYQRTTHYVKDGTLIYDDVTGYEFEKFVEQVQPDLVGSGIKEKYVFQKMGVPFRQMHSWDYSGPYHGYDGFAIFARDMDMAISSPVWSLAKAPWKKAA is encoded by the coding sequence ATGACCGCCACGGTTGAAGAGCGCAAGGCCGCGAACAAGGCCCTGATCGACGAAGTGCTGAAGGCCTATCCGGAGAAGATGGCCAAGCGGCGCGCCAAGCATTTGGGTACCTTCGAGGAGGGCAAGCCCGACTGTGGCGTGAAATCCAACATCAAGTCGCTGCCCGGCGTGATGACGATCCGCGGCTGCGCGTATGCGGGCTCGAAGGGCGTCGTCTGGGGGCCGATCAAGGACATGATCCACATCAGCCACGGTCCGGTCGGCTGCGGCCAATACTCGTGGGCGGCGCGCCGCAACTACTACATCGGCACCACCGGCATCGACACGTTCGTCACGATGCAGTTCACGTCCGACTTCCAGGAGAAGGACATCGTGTTCGGCGGCGACAAGAAGCTCGACAAGATCATCGACGAGATCCAGCAGCTGTTTCCGCTGAACAAGGGCATCTCGATCCAGAGCGAATGCCCGATCGGCCTGATCGGCGACGACATCGAGGCGGTGTCGAAGAAGAAGGCGACCGAATACGCCGGTCACACGATCGTGCCGGTGCGCTGCGAAGGCTTTCGCGGCGTGTCGCAATCGCTCGGCCACCACCTCGCGAACGACGCGATCCGCGACTGGGTGTTCGACAAGACCGATCCCGACAAGCGCCCCGCGTTCGAATCGACGCCGTACGACGTCGCGATCATCGGCGACTACAACATCGGCGGCGACGCATGGTCGAGCCGCATCCTGCTCGAGGAAATCGGGCTGCGCGTGATCGCGCAGTGGTCGGGCGACGGCACGATCGCCGAGCTGGAGAACACGCCGAAGGCGAAGCTCAACGTGCTGCACTGCTACCGCTCGATGAACTACATCAGCCGGCACATGGAGGAGAAGTACGGGATTCCGTGGGTCGAGTACAACTTCTTCGGCCCGACGATGATCGAGAAGAGCCTGCGCGAGATCGCGAGCCACTTCGACGACACGATCAAGGCGAACGCCGAGAAGGTGATCGCGAAGTACCGCCCGCTGATGGACGCCGTGATCGCACGGTACAAGCCGCGGCTGCAGGGCAAGAAGGTGATGCTGTTCGTCGGCGGCCTGCGTCCGCGCCACGTGATCGGCGCATACGAGGATCTCCGGATGGAGGTGGTCGGCACCGGCTACGAGTTCGGCCACAACGACGACTACCAGCGCACGACGCACTACGTGAAGGACGGCACGCTGATCTACGACGACGTGACGGGCTACGAGTTCGAGAAGTTCGTCGAGCAGGTGCAGCCGGACCTCGTCGGCTCCGGGATCAAGGAAAAGTACGTGTTCCAGAAGATGGGCGTGCCGTTCCGGCAGATGCACAGCTGGGACTACTCGGGCCCGTACCACGGCTACGACGGCTTCGCGATCTTCGCGCGCGACATGGACATGGCGATTTCGAGCCCGGTCTGGAGCCTCGCGAAGGCGCCGTGGAAGAAGGCCGCCTGA
- the nifK gene encoding nitrogenase molybdenum-iron protein subunit beta: MPQSADKILDHELLFREPEYQEIFRTKKEQFEFNHPDEAVKQIVEWTKTEDYKQKNFARDSLTVNPAKACQPLGAVYVANGFHKTLSFVHGSQGCVAYYRSHFSRHFKEPTSCVSSSMTEDAAVFGGLNNMIDGLANAYNLYKPEMIAVSTTCMAEVIGDDLDAFIKNSKQKGSVPEDYDVPFAHTPAFVGSHVTGYDNSLLGILKHFWDGKAGSAAPLVRVPDDSVNFIGGFDGFVVGNMAEIRRIFALFDVKVNVICDPSETWNTPTDGEFRMYEGGTTKEEVERALHAKATFVFQEYCCEKTSKFIAEHGQEVVVLNAPVGVAGTDHFLMEISRVTGKPIPAELEKERGQLVDAMADSQAHLHGKRYALYGDPDQMLGYTQFLLELGAEPAHVLATNGNEAWAAKVQAMFDASPYGAGCKVYPKRDLWHMRSLLFTEPVDFLIGNTYGKYLERDTKTPLVRMVFPIFDRHHYHRYPTWGYAGALRTLIMLLDEFFEALDANTMVPSKTDYSYDIIR; this comes from the coding sequence ATGCCACAATCCGCCGACAAGATCCTCGATCACGAGTTGCTGTTCCGCGAACCCGAGTATCAGGAGATTTTCCGCACGAAGAAGGAGCAATTCGAGTTCAACCATCCCGACGAGGCGGTCAAGCAGATCGTCGAGTGGACCAAGACCGAGGACTACAAGCAAAAGAACTTCGCGCGCGATTCGCTGACGGTGAATCCCGCCAAGGCGTGCCAGCCGCTCGGCGCGGTGTACGTCGCGAACGGCTTTCACAAGACGCTGTCGTTCGTGCACGGCTCGCAGGGCTGCGTCGCGTATTACCGTTCGCACTTCTCGCGCCACTTCAAGGAGCCGACCTCGTGCGTCAGCTCGTCGATGACCGAGGATGCGGCGGTGTTCGGCGGCCTGAACAACATGATCGACGGCCTCGCGAACGCATACAACCTCTACAAGCCCGAGATGATCGCGGTGTCGACCACCTGCATGGCCGAGGTGATCGGCGACGATCTCGACGCGTTCATCAAGAACAGCAAGCAGAAGGGCAGCGTGCCGGAAGACTACGACGTGCCGTTCGCCCATACGCCGGCGTTCGTCGGCAGCCACGTCACCGGTTACGACAATTCGCTGCTCGGCATCCTCAAGCACTTCTGGGACGGCAAGGCCGGCAGCGCGGCGCCGCTCGTGCGCGTGCCCGACGACAGCGTGAACTTCATCGGCGGCTTCGACGGCTTCGTCGTCGGCAACATGGCCGAAATTCGCCGGATCTTCGCGCTGTTCGACGTGAAGGTCAACGTGATCTGCGATCCGTCCGAGACCTGGAACACGCCGACCGACGGCGAGTTCCGCATGTACGAGGGCGGCACGACGAAGGAGGAGGTCGAACGCGCGCTGCACGCGAAGGCGACCTTCGTGTTCCAGGAGTACTGCTGCGAGAAGACCAGCAAGTTCATCGCCGAGCACGGCCAGGAAGTCGTCGTGCTGAACGCGCCGGTCGGCGTGGCGGGCACCGATCATTTCCTGATGGAAATCTCGCGCGTCACCGGCAAGCCGATCCCGGCGGAACTCGAGAAGGAGCGCGGCCAGCTGGTCGACGCGATGGCCGACAGCCAGGCGCACCTGCACGGCAAGCGCTACGCGTTGTACGGCGATCCGGACCAGATGCTCGGCTATACGCAGTTCCTGCTCGAACTCGGCGCGGAGCCCGCGCACGTGCTCGCGACCAACGGCAACGAGGCATGGGCGGCGAAGGTGCAGGCGATGTTCGACGCGTCGCCGTACGGCGCGGGCTGCAAGGTGTATCCGAAGCGCGACCTGTGGCACATGCGCTCGCTGCTGTTCACGGAGCCCGTGGATTTCCTGATCGGCAACACCTACGGCAAGTATCTCGAGCGCGACACGAAGACGCCGCTCGTGCGCATGGTGTTCCCGATCTTCGATCGCCACCACTACCACCGCTATCCGACCTGGGGCTACGCGGGCGCGCTGCGCACGCTGATCATGTTGCTGGACGAATTCTTCGAAGCGCTCGACGCGAACACGATGGTGCCGTCGAAGACCGACTACAGCTACGACATCATCCGTTGA
- the nifE gene encoding nitrogenase iron-molybdenum cofactor biosynthesis protein NifE produces MSASLKAKIAEVFDEPGCDKNQDKSEKARKKGCTKQLSPGAAAGGCAFDGAKIALQPIVDVAHLVHGPIACEGNSWDNRHSASSGSQLYRTGFTTDINELDVVYGGEKRLFRSVREIIEKYDPPAVFVYQTCVTALIGDDIEAVCKRATEKFGKPVIPVNSPGFAGPKNLGNKLGGEALLDYVIGTREPDYTTPYDINIIGEYNLSGELWQVRPLLDALGVRILSCISGDGRYDAVASAHRAKVNMMVCSKSMINIATRMQQRYGIPYFEGSFYGIGDMSDTLRQIATLLVRQGAPDDLVERAERLIASEEARAWARIAHYRKRLAGKRVLLITGGVKSWSVVAALQEAGLEIVGTSVKKSTKEDKEKIKEIMGDDAHMIDDMTPREMYAMLRDAKADIMLSGGRSQFVALKARMPWLDINQERHHPYGGYEGMVELVHEIDRAIFNPVWQQVRIPAPWGDDGETLGAVRAAAAAASAPIPHGVHAWAMGLEPGVVA; encoded by the coding sequence ATGTCCGCATCGCTGAAAGCCAAGATTGCCGAAGTGTTCGACGAACCGGGTTGCGACAAGAACCAGGACAAGAGCGAGAAGGCACGCAAGAAGGGCTGCACGAAGCAGCTTTCGCCCGGCGCGGCGGCCGGCGGCTGCGCGTTCGACGGCGCGAAGATCGCGCTGCAGCCGATCGTCGACGTCGCGCATCTCGTGCACGGCCCGATCGCGTGCGAAGGCAACTCGTGGGACAACCGGCACTCGGCATCGTCGGGCTCGCAGTTGTACCGCACCGGCTTCACGACCGACATCAACGAGCTCGATGTCGTCTACGGCGGCGAGAAGCGGCTGTTCCGAAGCGTGCGCGAAATCATCGAGAAGTACGATCCGCCCGCCGTGTTCGTCTACCAGACCTGCGTGACCGCGCTGATCGGCGACGACATCGAGGCCGTCTGCAAGCGCGCCACCGAGAAGTTCGGCAAGCCGGTGATTCCGGTCAACTCGCCCGGCTTCGCGGGGCCGAAGAACCTCGGCAACAAGCTCGGCGGCGAGGCGCTGCTCGACTACGTGATCGGCACGCGCGAGCCCGACTACACGACGCCCTACGACATCAACATCATCGGCGAATACAACCTGTCCGGCGAGCTGTGGCAGGTCAGGCCGCTGCTCGATGCGCTCGGCGTGCGCATCCTGTCGTGCATCTCCGGCGACGGCCGCTACGACGCGGTGGCGAGCGCGCATCGCGCGAAGGTCAACATGATGGTGTGCTCGAAGTCGATGATCAACATCGCGACGCGGATGCAGCAGCGCTACGGGATTCCGTATTTCGAGGGCTCGTTCTACGGGATCGGCGACATGAGCGACACGCTGCGGCAGATCGCGACGCTGCTCGTGCGGCAGGGCGCGCCGGACGACCTCGTCGAGCGCGCCGAGCGTCTGATCGCGAGCGAGGAAGCGCGCGCGTGGGCGCGCATCGCGCACTACAGGAAGCGCCTCGCCGGCAAGCGCGTGCTCCTGATCACGGGCGGCGTGAAGTCGTGGTCGGTGGTCGCCGCGCTGCAGGAGGCGGGGCTCGAGATCGTCGGCACCAGCGTCAAGAAGAGCACGAAGGAAGACAAGGAGAAGATCAAGGAGATCATGGGCGACGACGCGCACATGATCGACGACATGACGCCGCGCGAGATGTACGCGATGCTGCGCGACGCGAAGGCCGACATCATGCTGTCGGGCGGGCGCTCGCAGTTCGTCGCGTTGAAGGCCCGCATGCCGTGGCTCGACATCAACCAGGAGCGCCACCATCCGTACGGCGGCTACGAAGGGATGGTCGAGCTCGTGCACGAGATCGATCGCGCGATCTTCAACCCGGTGTGGCAGCAGGTGCGGATCCCCGCGCCGTGGGGCGACGACGGCGAGACGCTCGGCGCGGTGCGCGCCGCTGCCGCGGCCGCATCGGCACCGATTCCGCATGGCGTGCATGCGTGGGCGATGGGGCTCGAACCGGGCGTCGTCGCCTGA